A genomic window from Macaca mulatta isolate MMU2019108-1 chromosome 19, T2T-MMU8v2.0, whole genome shotgun sequence includes:
- the LOC144337361 gene encoding uncharacterized protein LOC144337361, producing the protein MPALKVRAITGSARRITVRGGAGRVCPGRCQHAPPPSPASGPASFGALGDVQSAQVGMFPQTAESWVPFHGDQLLFLTEVPERSLRSPCRGSKVPSLLFPCCLCPGGSAGPVASPDLGLALGELSVGPSSPGSGQAQPRPPWHSGAGTSGRILGKARSCFGRKPSGNDALAGATLGREPASGPATLSPAPRSLSVSLEELGRPQGQRGWEHGQAVEKTGPICLRSATDAQQRLHFPRDCGRDRAGGHGSSSVREEGQGPPGRRKLHPERPGEPVAGPEGSGQFWAPCGARDHAPAAAEAGADRRPHPLPQTITSWKLGDNTSPYSWSEGPANGKQPMKNKLMEPLNPAANHSHRSTQQPITATAQPSSQSQPPLNPAANRSHCSTQQSQPPLNPAVNHSHHSTQQPITATTQPSSQSQPPLNPAVNHSHHSTQQPITATAQHSSQSQPPLNPAANHSHPRGRSTPAPHKKPTTTSAAQDTRQPLGNCPAAPQRGEREVTVNQQLHSQVPSRRTHSSRVDPQLTGPTAHRWTHTAHRTHSPQVDPQLTGPTAHRWTHSSQVDPQLTGGPTAHGWTHSSQDPQPTGGPTAHRWTHSPRVDPQLTGPTAHGWTHSSRLTGGPTAHKTHSPRVDPQLMVDPQPQDPEPTGGPTAHRTHSPRVDPQLMVDPQPQDPQLTGGPTAHRTPSSWVDPQPTVDPQPTGGPTAHGGPTAHEWTHSSRWTHSPRVDPQLTVDPQPTGGPTAHGWTHSHKTHSPRVDPQLTGGPTAHSGPTAHGWTRSSRVDPQLTVDPQPTGGPTAHGWTHSSRVDPQPQDPQPTGGPTAQRTHSSRVDPQFTGGPTAHDSLAPTARSPTEEQGQHSEAIHTLEHNPAMKRSKALTQATARMHLEDVTLSERRQTQKATQRVRLFL; encoded by the exons ATGCCGGCCCTGAAAGTCAGGGCAATTACTGGCAGCGCGAGGAGAATTACTGtacggggcggggcggggcgggtcTGCCCGGGGCGCTGTCAACACGCACCCCCACCCAGCCCCGCCTCAGGGCCAGCCTCCTTTGGGGCACTGGGGGACGTGCAGAGTGCCCAGGTGGGCATGTTTCCCCAGACTGCAGAGAGCTGGGTTCCGTTCCACGGGGACCAGCTGCTGTTCCTG ACTGAGGTCCCTGAGAGGTCCCTAAGAAGCCCCTGCCGCGGAAGCAAAGTCCCCTCCCTGCTCTTTCCCTGCTGTCTGTGCCCAGGGGGTTCAGCGGGCCCTGTGGCCTCCCCTGACCTGGGGCTGGCATTGGGAGAGCTGAGCGTGGGCCCCTCCTCTCCAGGCTCTGGCCAGGCCCAGCCTCGGCCCCCTTGGCACAGCGGCGCGGGAACAAGTGGTAGGATCCTGGGAAAAGCACGTTCTTGCTTTGGTAGGAAACCAAGCGGCAATGATGCACTTGCCGGGGCAACCCTGGGCCGTGAACCCGCCAGCGGCCCGGCCACACTCTCGCCCGCACC GCGGTCACTCTCGGTGTCCTTGGAGgagctggggaggccccagggccAGAGGGGATGGGAGCACGGCCAGGCTGTGGAGAAGACGGGCCCCATCTGCCTGCGCTCAGCGACTGACGCGCAGCAGCGGCTGCATTTCCCACGGGACTGTGGCCGAGACCGTGCAGGCGGCCACGGCTCCTCCTCtgtgagggaggaagggcaggGGCCCCCGGGGAGAAGGAAACTGCACCCCGAGAGGCCGGGGGAGCCCGTGGCTGGGCCGGAGGGGTCGGGACAGTTCTGGGCTC CCTGTGGGGCCCGTGACCACGCACCAGCAGCAGCGGAGGCTGGCGCAGACCGCCGTCCACACCCCCTGCCGCAAACCATCACCTCCTGGAAGCTGGGTGACAACACGAGTCCGTACAGCTGGAGCGAGGGGCCCGCCAATGGAAAACAACCAATGAAAAACAAACTCATGGAGCCGCTCAACCCAGCAGCCAATCACAGCCACCGCTCAACCCAGCAGCCAATCACAGCCACCGCTCAACCCAGCAGTCAATCGCAGCCACCGCTCAACCCAGCAGCCAATCGCAGCCACTGCTCAACGCAGCAATCACAGCCACCGCTCAACCCAGCAGTCAATCACAGCCACCACTCAACACAGCAGCCAATCACAGCCACCACTCAACCCAGCAGCCAATCACAGCCACCGCTCAACCCAGCAGTCAATCACAGCCACCACTCAACCCAGCAGCCAATCACAGCCACCGCTCAACACAGCAGCCAATCACAGCCACCGCTCAACCCAGCAGCCAATCACAGCCACCCCAGAGGCCGCTCCACACCAGCTCCACACAAAAAGCCCACAACCACAAGTGCTGCTCAGGACACCCGGCAGCCGCTTGGGAACTGTCCCGCAGCTCCTCAAAGAGGCGAACGGGAAGTAACAGTTAACCAGCAGCTGCACTCCCAGGTGCCATCGAGGAGGACCCACAGCTCACGGGTGGACCCACAGCTCACAGGACCCACAGCTCACAGGTGGACCCACACAGCTCACAGGACCCACAGCCCACAGGTGGACCCACAGCTCACAGGACCCACGGCTCACAGGTGGACCCACAGCTCACAGGTGGACCCACAGCTCACAGGTGGACCCACAGCCCACGGGTGGACCCACAGCTCACAGGACCCACAGCCCACGGGTGGACCCACAGCTCACAGGTGGACCCACAGCCCACGGGTGGACCCACAGCTCACAGGACCCACAGCCCACGGGTGGACCCACAGCTCACGG CTCACAGGTGGACCCACAGCTCACAAGACCCACAGCCCACGGGTGGACCCACAGCTCATGGTGGACCCACAGCCACAGGACCCAGAGCCCACGGGTGGACCCACAGCTCACAGGACCCACAGCCCACGGGTGGACCCACAGCTCATGGTGGACCCACAGCCACAGGACCCACAGCTCACAGGTGGACCCACAGCTCACAGGACCCCCAGCTCATGGGTGGACCCACAGCCCACGGTGGACCCACAGCCCACGGGTGGACCCACAGCTCACGGTGGACCCACAGCCCACGAGTGGACCCATAGCTCACGGTGGACCCACAGCCCACGGGTGGACCCACAGCTCACGGTGGACCCACAACCCACGGGTGGACCCACAGCTCACGGGTGGACCCATAGCCACAAGACCCACAGCCCACGGGTGGACCCACAGCTCACGGGTGGACCCACAGCTCACAGTGGACCCACAGCCCACGGGTGGACCCGCAGCTCACGGGTGGACCCACAGCTCACGGTGGACCCACAGCCCACAGGTGGACCCACAGCTCACGGGTGGACCCACAGCTCACGGGTGGACCCACAGCCACAAGACCCACAGCCCACGGGTGGACCCACAGCTCAGAGGACCCACAGCTCACGGGTGGACCCACAGTTCACGGGTGGACCCACAGCTCACGACAGCCTGGCTCCCACAGCGCGGTCACCCACGGAGGAACAGGGTCAGCACAGTGAGGCCATCCACACACTGGAACACAACCCAGCCATGAAAAGGAGCAAGGCTCTGACCCAGGCCACAGCACGGATGCACCTTGAGGATGTCACACTCAGTGAGAGACGCCAAACACAGAAGGCCACACAGCGTGTGAGgctatttctatga
- the LOC144336943 gene encoding uncharacterized protein LOC144336943, protein MLTPRRNRHRRAWGQSRDTGLGLEQGTHGRLRAQSVGCSTEGPSSSSRTPARPSHSWNTHTDLHMGAANSDSQCQSTPTPGHEPEKRKPVHTEVCTRAHGSTTHDSHGWKQHKCPSRTDTVGPPHVHHTQTRVPSTHPSHTDTVGPPHVHHGQTRWALHASITDRHGGPSTRPSRTDTVGPPRVHHGQTRWALHASITDRHSVPSTRPSHADTVGPPRVHHTQTRWALHASITRRHGGPSTRPSHADTVGPPRVHHTQTRWALHASITRRHGGPSTRPSHADTVGPPRVHHTQTRWALHTSITDRHGGPSTRPSRTDTVCPPRVHHTQTRWALHASITRRHGGPSTRPSRSDTVGPPRVHHTQTRWALHASITHRHGGPSTRPSRSDTVGPPRVHHTQTRWALHASITRRHGGPSTRPSHADTVGPPRVHHTQTRWALHASITRRHGGPSTRPSHADTVGPPRVHHTQTRWALHASITRRHGGPSTRPSHADMVGPPHVHHGQTRWALHTSITDRHGGPSTRPSRTDTVGPPRVHHGQTQCALHASITRRHGGPSTRPSHADTVGPPHVHHGQTR, encoded by the exons ATGCTCACCCCACGCAGGAACAGGCACCGGAGAGCCTGGGGGCAGAGCCGCGACACGGGGCTGGGCCTGGAGCAGGGGACCCACGGGAGGCTCCGGGCGCAGAGCGTGGGCTGCAGCACCGAGGGCCCCTCATCCTCGAGCAGGACCCCAGCCAGACCCAGTCATTCCTGGAACACACACACGGACCTGCATATGGGTGCTGCTAACAGCGATTCACAATGTCAATCCACACCTACTCCTGGGCATGAGCCCGAGAAACGAAAACCTGTCCACACGGAGGTTTGCACACGTGCTCACGGCAGCACAACTCACGACAGCCACGGGTGGAAGCAGCACAAGTGTCCATCACGGACAGACACGGTGGGCCCTCCACACGTCCATCACACACAGACACG TGTGCCCTCCACGCATCCATCACACACAGACACGGTAGGCCCTCCACACGTCCATCACGGACAGACACGGTGGGCCCTCCACGCGTCCATCACGGACAGACACGGTGGGCCCTCCACACGTCCATCACGGACAGACACGGTGGGCCCTCCACGCGTCCATCACGGACAGACACGGTGGGCCCTCCACGCGTCCATCACGGACAGACACAGTGTGCCCTCCACACGTCCATCACACGCAGACACGGTAGGCCCTCCACGCGTCCATCACACACAGACACGGTGGGCCCTCCACGCGTCCATCACACGCAGACACGGTGGGCCCTCCACGCGTCCATCACACGCAGACACGGTGGGCCCTCCACGCGTCCATCACACGCAGACACGGTGGGCCCTCCACGCGTCCATCACACGCAGACACGGTGGGCCCTCCACGCGTCCATCACACGCAGACACGGTGGGCCCTCCACGCGTCCATCACACGCAGACACGGTGGGCCCTCCACACGTCCATCACGGACAGACACGGTGGGCCCTCCACGCGTCCATCACGGACAGACACAGTGTGCCCTCCACGCGTCCATCACACGCAGACACGGTGGGCCCTCCACGCGTCCATCACACGCAGACACGGTGGGCCCTCCACACGTCCATCACGGTCAGACACGGTAGGCCCTCCACGCGTCCATCACACGCAGACACGGTGGGCCCTCCACGCGTCCATCACACACAGACACGGTGGGCCCTCCACACGTCCATCACGGTCAGACACGGTAGGCCCTCCACGCGTCCATCACACACAGACACGGTGGGCCCTCCACGCGTCCATCACACGCAGACACGGTGGGCCCTCCACGCGTCCATCACACGCAGACACGGTGGGCCCTCCACGCGTCCATCACACGCAGACACGGTGGGCCCTCCACGCGTCCATCACACGCAGACACGGTGGGCCCTCCACGCGTCCATCACACGCAGACACGGTGGGCCCTCCACGCGTCCATCACACGCAGACACGGTGGGCCCTCCACGCGTCCATCACACGCAGACACGGTGGGCCCTCCACGCGTCCATCACACGCAGACATGGTGGGCCCTCCACACGTCCATCACGGACAGACACGGTGGGCCCTCCACACGTCCATCACGGACAGACACGGTGGGCCCTCCACACGTCCATCACGGACAGACACGGTGGGCCCTCCACGCGTCCATCACGGACAGACACAGTGTGCCCTCCACGCGTCCATCACACGCAGACACGGTGGGCCCTCCACGCGTCCATCACACGCAGACACGGTGGGCCCTCCACACGTCCATCACGGTCAGACACGGTAG